Proteins from one Cyclopterus lumpus isolate fCycLum1 chromosome 11, fCycLum1.pri, whole genome shotgun sequence genomic window:
- the cfap20 gene encoding cilia- and flagella-associated protein 20 isoform X3 — MFKNTFQSGFLSILYSIGSKPLQIWDKKVRNGHIKRITDNDIHSLVLEVEGTNVSTTYITCPADPKKTLGIKLPFLVMIIKNLKKYFTFEVQVLDDKNVRRRFRASNYQSTTRVKPFICTMPMRLDDGWNQIQFNLSDFTRRAYGTNYIETLRVQIHANCRIRRVYFSDRLYAEDELPAEFKLYLPVQNQKAK; from the exons atgtttaaaaatacttttcaaaGCGGATTCTTGTCTATTTTATACAGCATCGGCAGCAAACCACTACAGATATGGGATAAAAAG GTGAGGAATGGTCACATCAAGAGAATCACAGACAATGACATCcactcactggtgttggaggtggaggggaCAAACGTCAG CACCACGTATATAACATGTCCCGCAGACCCCAAGAAGACTTTGGGCATCAAGCTCCCTTTTCTCGTTATGATCATCAAAAACCTCAAGAAGTATTTCACCTTTGAAGTCCAG gtGTTAGATGATAAAAATGTTCGCCGGCGGTTTCGGGCGAGTAACTATCAAAGCACGACACGAGTGAAGCCGTTTATCTGCACCATGCCTATGAGGCTGGATGATGGCTGGAACCAGATTCAGTTCAACCTGTCAGACTTCACCAGGAGGGCCTATGGAACCAATTACATCGAGACGCTGCGTGTACAG ATCCACGCTAACTGTCGAATAAGGAGAGTGTATTTCTCAGACAGACTGTACGCGGAGGACGAGCTCCCAGCTGAGTTTAAACTCTACCTGCCTGTCCAGAACCAGAAAGCAAAG TAG
- the cfap20 gene encoding cilia- and flagella-associated protein 20 isoform X2: MFKNTFQSGFLSILYSIGSKPLQIWDKKVRNGHIKRITDNDIHSLVLEVEGTNVSTTYITCPADPKKTLGIKLPFLVMIIKNLKKYFTFEVQVLDDKNVRRRFRASNYQSTTRVKPFICTMPMRLDDGWNQIQFNLSDFTRRAYGTNYIETLRVQIHANCRIRRVYFSDRLYAEDELPAEFKLYLPVQNQKAKQ, from the exons atgtttaaaaatacttttcaaaGCGGATTCTTGTCTATTTTATACAGCATCGGCAGCAAACCACTACAGATATGGGATAAAAAG GTGAGGAATGGTCACATCAAGAGAATCACAGACAATGACATCcactcactggtgttggaggtggaggggaCAAACGTCAG CACCACGTATATAACATGTCCCGCAGACCCCAAGAAGACTTTGGGCATCAAGCTCCCTTTTCTCGTTATGATCATCAAAAACCTCAAGAAGTATTTCACCTTTGAAGTCCAG gtGTTAGATGATAAAAATGTTCGCCGGCGGTTTCGGGCGAGTAACTATCAAAGCACGACACGAGTGAAGCCGTTTATCTGCACCATGCCTATGAGGCTGGATGATGGCTGGAACCAGATTCAGTTCAACCTGTCAGACTTCACCAGGAGGGCCTATGGAACCAATTACATCGAGACGCTGCGTGTACAG ATCCACGCTAACTGTCGAATAAGGAGAGTGTATTTCTCAGACAGACTGTACGCGGAGGACGAGCTCCCAGCTGAGTTTAAACTCTACCTGCCTGTCCAGAACCAGAAAGCAAAG CAGTAG
- the cfap20 gene encoding cilia- and flagella-associated protein 20 isoform X1, protein MFKNTFQSGFLSILYSIGSKPLQIWDKKVRNGHIKRITDNDIHSLVLEVEGTNVSTTYITCPADPKKTLGIKLPFLVMIIKNLKKYFTFEVQVLDDKNVRRRFRASNYQSTTRVKPFICTMPMRLDDGWNQIQFNLSDFTRRAYGTNYIETLRVQIHANCRIRRVYFSDRLYAEDELPAEFKLYLPVQNQKAKVKLDTHTHTHTHNHTINRGMNLFISHDYIKFLFLGSRFNINSQFSPL, encoded by the exons atgtttaaaaatacttttcaaaGCGGATTCTTGTCTATTTTATACAGCATCGGCAGCAAACCACTACAGATATGGGATAAAAAG GTGAGGAATGGTCACATCAAGAGAATCACAGACAATGACATCcactcactggtgttggaggtggaggggaCAAACGTCAG CACCACGTATATAACATGTCCCGCAGACCCCAAGAAGACTTTGGGCATCAAGCTCCCTTTTCTCGTTATGATCATCAAAAACCTCAAGAAGTATTTCACCTTTGAAGTCCAG gtGTTAGATGATAAAAATGTTCGCCGGCGGTTTCGGGCGAGTAACTATCAAAGCACGACACGAGTGAAGCCGTTTATCTGCACCATGCCTATGAGGCTGGATGATGGCTGGAACCAGATTCAGTTCAACCTGTCAGACTTCACCAGGAGGGCCTATGGAACCAATTACATCGAGACGCTGCGTGTACAG ATCCACGCTAACTGTCGAATAAGGAGAGTGTATTTCTCAGACAGACTGTACGCGGAGGACGAGCTCCCAGCTGAGTTTAAACTCTACCTGCCTGTCCAGAACCAGAAAGCAAAGGTGaaactagacacacacacacacacacacacacacaaccacacaattaACAGGGGAATGAATCTTTTCATTTCTCATGATTACATTAAATTTCTATTCTTGGGGTCACGATTCAACATAAATTCTCAATTCAGTCCATTGTGA